A window of Caretta caretta isolate rCarCar2 chromosome 13, rCarCar1.hap1, whole genome shotgun sequence contains these coding sequences:
- the RIPK3 gene encoding receptor-interacting serine/threonine-protein kinase 3 isoform X2 yields MAEWVEFRERIPRECLEGMQFIAAGGFGTIYRAQHRDWRIPIAVKKLSRDTCSREELLEEARAMDKARFIYILRLFGLYEEEEEGWDCGPRLGIVMEYMENGSLASLLERVQPVPWPLRFRLLHQVALGMNYLHGLHPPLLHLDLKPSNVLLNLELHVRLADFGLSKFKRLTTKQGTDRSRDEDDYGGTLEYMPPESLIDINYRPTPATDIYSYAILTWSVLTGQQPYPNLLPKCMSSLLRMHIPRGQRPDLEELEEVTGVEGLEDMKELMKRCWHNDSWERPTFKDCSNKTEKIFSCHKSRIVPAVRQVQDVLMMMASSPSYESRPSVSVPTPAAAESSHLHASPPSSLGVSEKFHTLRYEDHPSRENEAVPRRSMRETEHQQEPGTPQPCSVSMGPRQGAEGPNNGEFGSPKTISSQLRPPDNEPRPFFSIQSQPPLPTQGPEQPMFSFQQPVAAYISLVLAQEYRLATTTA; encoded by the exons ATGGCCGAGTGGGTGGAGTTCCGGGAGCGGATCCCCCGGGAGTGCCTGGAGGGGATGCAGTTCATCGCCGCCGGTGGGTTCGGCACCATCTACCGGGCTCAGCACCGTGACTGGCGCATCCCCATTGCCGTGAAGAAACTGAGCCG tGATACCTGCAGCCGTGAAGAGCTCCTGGAAGAAGCCCGGGCCATGGACAAAGCTCGCTTCATCTACATCCTGCGGCTCTTCGGCCTctatgaggaggaagaggagggctgGGACTGTGGCCCCCGGCTGGGCATCGTCATGGAGTACATGGAGAATGGCAGCCTGGCCAGTTtgctggagagagtccagccaGTCCCCTGGCCCCTGCGCTTCCGCCTCCTCCACCAGGTGGCGCTGGGCATGAATTACCTGCATGGGCTTCACCCACCATTACTGCACCTGGACCTCAAACCCAGCAATGTCCTGTTGAATTTGGAGCTGCACGTCCGG TTGGCAGACTTTGGACTATCGAAGTTCAAGCGACTGACGACCAAGCAGGGAACGGACAGATCCAGGGATGAGGATGACTATGGGGGTACCCTGGAGTACATGCCCCCCGAATCCCTCATAGACATCAACTACAGGCCAACGCCAGCCACAGACATATACAG TTATGCCATCCTCACCTGGTCCGTGTTAACCGGTCAACAGCCTTACCCAA ATCTCCTCCCAAAATGCATGAGCTCCCTGCTCCGAATGCACATCCCCCGGGGCCAGAGACCTGAcctggaggagctggaggaggtcACAGGAGTGGAGGGCCTGGAGGACATGAAAGAGTTAATGAAGAGATGTTGGCACAATGACAGCTGGGAAAGACCCACGTTTAAAG ACTGCAGCAACAAGACAGAGAAGATTTTCTCCTGCCACAAGTCCCGGATCGTGCCGGCTGTGCGTCAGGTCCAGGATGTGCTG ATGATGATGGCCAGTTCTCCCAGCTATGAGTCCAGACCATCAGTAAGTGTCCCTACACCCGCTGCGGCTGAGAGCTCCCATCTCCATGCCTCTCCTCCATCTTCCCTTGGGGTCTCAGAGAAATTCCACACACTTCGCTATGAGGATCATCCATCCAGAGAAAACG AAGCTGTGCCCAGGAGAAGCATGAGGGAGACGGAGCATCAGCAAGAACCTGGTACCCCTCAGCCCTGCAGTGTCAGCATGGGTCCCAGGCAG GGAGCAGAAGGACCCAATAATGGAGAATTTGGCTCCCCTAAGACAATCTCATCACAGTTGAGACCCCCAG ACAATGAGCCGAGGCCCTTCTTTTCCATCCAGTCCCAaccacctctccccacccaggggccgGAGCAACCCATGTTCTCATTCCAGCAACCG GTAGCTGCATACATATCATTGGTCCTTGCTCAGGAATACAGATTGGCCACAACAACAGCATGA
- the RIPK3 gene encoding receptor-interacting serine/threonine-protein kinase 3 isoform X1 has translation MAEWVEFRERIPRECLEGMQFIAAGGFGTIYRAQHRDWRIPIAVKKLSRDTCSREELLEEARAMDKARFIYILRLFGLYEEEEEGWDCGPRLGIVMEYMENGSLASLLERVQPVPWPLRFRLLHQVALGMNYLHGLHPPLLHLDLKPSNVLLNLELHVRLADFGLSKFKRLTTKQGTDRSRDEDDYGGTLEYMPPESLIDINYRPTPATDIYSYAILTWSVLTGQQPYPNLLPKCMSSLLRMHIPRGQRPDLEELEEVTGVEGLEDMKELMKRCWHNDSWERPTFKDCSNKTEKIFSCHKSRIVPAVRQVQDVLMMMASSPSYESRPSVSVPTPAAAESSHLHASPPSSLGVSEKFHTLRYEDHPSRENEAVPRRSMRETEHQQEPGTPQPCSVSMGPRQGAEGPNNGEFGSPKTISSQLRPPDNEPRPFFSIQSQPPLPTQGPEQPMFSFQQPSQPPAYGFSGSCIHIIGPCSGIQIGHNNSMKVNKVQVEKRRKK, from the exons ATGGCCGAGTGGGTGGAGTTCCGGGAGCGGATCCCCCGGGAGTGCCTGGAGGGGATGCAGTTCATCGCCGCCGGTGGGTTCGGCACCATCTACCGGGCTCAGCACCGTGACTGGCGCATCCCCATTGCCGTGAAGAAACTGAGCCG tGATACCTGCAGCCGTGAAGAGCTCCTGGAAGAAGCCCGGGCCATGGACAAAGCTCGCTTCATCTACATCCTGCGGCTCTTCGGCCTctatgaggaggaagaggagggctgGGACTGTGGCCCCCGGCTGGGCATCGTCATGGAGTACATGGAGAATGGCAGCCTGGCCAGTTtgctggagagagtccagccaGTCCCCTGGCCCCTGCGCTTCCGCCTCCTCCACCAGGTGGCGCTGGGCATGAATTACCTGCATGGGCTTCACCCACCATTACTGCACCTGGACCTCAAACCCAGCAATGTCCTGTTGAATTTGGAGCTGCACGTCCGG TTGGCAGACTTTGGACTATCGAAGTTCAAGCGACTGACGACCAAGCAGGGAACGGACAGATCCAGGGATGAGGATGACTATGGGGGTACCCTGGAGTACATGCCCCCCGAATCCCTCATAGACATCAACTACAGGCCAACGCCAGCCACAGACATATACAG TTATGCCATCCTCACCTGGTCCGTGTTAACCGGTCAACAGCCTTACCCAA ATCTCCTCCCAAAATGCATGAGCTCCCTGCTCCGAATGCACATCCCCCGGGGCCAGAGACCTGAcctggaggagctggaggaggtcACAGGAGTGGAGGGCCTGGAGGACATGAAAGAGTTAATGAAGAGATGTTGGCACAATGACAGCTGGGAAAGACCCACGTTTAAAG ACTGCAGCAACAAGACAGAGAAGATTTTCTCCTGCCACAAGTCCCGGATCGTGCCGGCTGTGCGTCAGGTCCAGGATGTGCTG ATGATGATGGCCAGTTCTCCCAGCTATGAGTCCAGACCATCAGTAAGTGTCCCTACACCCGCTGCGGCTGAGAGCTCCCATCTCCATGCCTCTCCTCCATCTTCCCTTGGGGTCTCAGAGAAATTCCACACACTTCGCTATGAGGATCATCCATCCAGAGAAAACG AAGCTGTGCCCAGGAGAAGCATGAGGGAGACGGAGCATCAGCAAGAACCTGGTACCCCTCAGCCCTGCAGTGTCAGCATGGGTCCCAGGCAG GGAGCAGAAGGACCCAATAATGGAGAATTTGGCTCCCCTAAGACAATCTCATCACAGTTGAGACCCCCAG ACAATGAGCCGAGGCCCTTCTTTTCCATCCAGTCCCAaccacctctccccacccaggggccgGAGCAACCCATGTTCTCATTCCAGCAACCG TCTCAGCCACCTGCCTATGGGTTCTCAG GTAGCTGCATACATATCATTGGTCCTTGCTCAGGAATACAGATTGGCCACAACAACAGCATGAAAGTGAACAAGGTGCAAgtagagaagaggaggaagaaataa
- the RIPK3 gene encoding receptor-interacting serine/threonine-protein kinase 3 isoform X3, which translates to MAEWVEFRERIPRECLEGMQFIAAGGFGTIYRAQHRDWRIPIAVKKLSRDTCSREELLEEARAMDKARFIYILRLFGLYEEEEEGWDCGPRLGIVMEYMENGSLASLLERVQPVPWPLRFRLLHQVALGMNYLHGLHPPLLHLDLKPSNVLLNLELHVRLADFGLSKFKRLTTKQGTDRSRDEDDYGGTLEYMPPESLIDINYRPTPATDIYSYAILTWSVLTGQQPYPNLLPKCMSSLLRMHIPRGQRPDLEELEEVTGVEGLEDMKELMKRCWHNDSWERPTFKDCSNKTEKIFSCHKSRIVPAVRQVQDVLMMMASSPSYESRPSVSVPTPAAAESSHLHASPPSSLGVSEKFHTLRYEDHPSRENEAVPRRSMRETEHQQEPGTPQPCSVSMGPRQTMSRGPSFPSSPNHLSPPRGRSNPCSHSSNRLSHLPMGSQVAAYISLVLAQEYRLATTTA; encoded by the exons ATGGCCGAGTGGGTGGAGTTCCGGGAGCGGATCCCCCGGGAGTGCCTGGAGGGGATGCAGTTCATCGCCGCCGGTGGGTTCGGCACCATCTACCGGGCTCAGCACCGTGACTGGCGCATCCCCATTGCCGTGAAGAAACTGAGCCG tGATACCTGCAGCCGTGAAGAGCTCCTGGAAGAAGCCCGGGCCATGGACAAAGCTCGCTTCATCTACATCCTGCGGCTCTTCGGCCTctatgaggaggaagaggagggctgGGACTGTGGCCCCCGGCTGGGCATCGTCATGGAGTACATGGAGAATGGCAGCCTGGCCAGTTtgctggagagagtccagccaGTCCCCTGGCCCCTGCGCTTCCGCCTCCTCCACCAGGTGGCGCTGGGCATGAATTACCTGCATGGGCTTCACCCACCATTACTGCACCTGGACCTCAAACCCAGCAATGTCCTGTTGAATTTGGAGCTGCACGTCCGG TTGGCAGACTTTGGACTATCGAAGTTCAAGCGACTGACGACCAAGCAGGGAACGGACAGATCCAGGGATGAGGATGACTATGGGGGTACCCTGGAGTACATGCCCCCCGAATCCCTCATAGACATCAACTACAGGCCAACGCCAGCCACAGACATATACAG TTATGCCATCCTCACCTGGTCCGTGTTAACCGGTCAACAGCCTTACCCAA ATCTCCTCCCAAAATGCATGAGCTCCCTGCTCCGAATGCACATCCCCCGGGGCCAGAGACCTGAcctggaggagctggaggaggtcACAGGAGTGGAGGGCCTGGAGGACATGAAAGAGTTAATGAAGAGATGTTGGCACAATGACAGCTGGGAAAGACCCACGTTTAAAG ACTGCAGCAACAAGACAGAGAAGATTTTCTCCTGCCACAAGTCCCGGATCGTGCCGGCTGTGCGTCAGGTCCAGGATGTGCTG ATGATGATGGCCAGTTCTCCCAGCTATGAGTCCAGACCATCAGTAAGTGTCCCTACACCCGCTGCGGCTGAGAGCTCCCATCTCCATGCCTCTCCTCCATCTTCCCTTGGGGTCTCAGAGAAATTCCACACACTTCGCTATGAGGATCATCCATCCAGAGAAAACG AAGCTGTGCCCAGGAGAAGCATGAGGGAGACGGAGCATCAGCAAGAACCTGGTACCCCTCAGCCCTGCAGTGTCAGCATGGGTCCCAGGCAG ACAATGAGCCGAGGCCCTTCTTTTCCATCCAGTCCCAaccacctctccccacccaggggccgGAGCAACCCATGTTCTCATTCCAGCAACCG TCTCAGCCACCTGCCTATGGGTTCTCAG GTAGCTGCATACATATCATTGGTCCTTGCTCAGGAATACAGATTGGCCACAACAACAGCATGA
- the RIPK3 gene encoding receptor-interacting serine/threonine-protein kinase 3 isoform X4, with amino-acid sequence MAEWVEFRERIPRECLEGMQFIAAGGFGTIYRAQHRDWRIPIAVKKLSRDTCSREELLEEARAMDKARFIYILRLFGLYEEEEEGWDCGPRLGIVMEYMENGSLASLLERVQPVPWPLRFRLLHQVALGMNYLHGLHPPLLHLDLKPSNVLLNLELHVRLADFGLSKFKRLTTKQGTDRSRDEDDYGGTLEYMPPESLIDINYRPTPATDIYSYAILTWSVLTGQQPYPNLLPKCMSSLLRMHIPRGQRPDLEELEEVTGVEGLEDMKELMKRCWHNDSWERPTFKDCSNKTEKIFSCHKSRIVPAVRQVQDVLMMMASSPSYESRPSVSVPTPAAAESSHLHASPPSSLGVSEKFHTLRYEDHPSRENEAVPRRSMRETEHQQEPGTPQPCSVSMGPRQTMSRGPSFPSSPNHLSPPRGRSNPCSHSSNR; translated from the exons ATGGCCGAGTGGGTGGAGTTCCGGGAGCGGATCCCCCGGGAGTGCCTGGAGGGGATGCAGTTCATCGCCGCCGGTGGGTTCGGCACCATCTACCGGGCTCAGCACCGTGACTGGCGCATCCCCATTGCCGTGAAGAAACTGAGCCG tGATACCTGCAGCCGTGAAGAGCTCCTGGAAGAAGCCCGGGCCATGGACAAAGCTCGCTTCATCTACATCCTGCGGCTCTTCGGCCTctatgaggaggaagaggagggctgGGACTGTGGCCCCCGGCTGGGCATCGTCATGGAGTACATGGAGAATGGCAGCCTGGCCAGTTtgctggagagagtccagccaGTCCCCTGGCCCCTGCGCTTCCGCCTCCTCCACCAGGTGGCGCTGGGCATGAATTACCTGCATGGGCTTCACCCACCATTACTGCACCTGGACCTCAAACCCAGCAATGTCCTGTTGAATTTGGAGCTGCACGTCCGG TTGGCAGACTTTGGACTATCGAAGTTCAAGCGACTGACGACCAAGCAGGGAACGGACAGATCCAGGGATGAGGATGACTATGGGGGTACCCTGGAGTACATGCCCCCCGAATCCCTCATAGACATCAACTACAGGCCAACGCCAGCCACAGACATATACAG TTATGCCATCCTCACCTGGTCCGTGTTAACCGGTCAACAGCCTTACCCAA ATCTCCTCCCAAAATGCATGAGCTCCCTGCTCCGAATGCACATCCCCCGGGGCCAGAGACCTGAcctggaggagctggaggaggtcACAGGAGTGGAGGGCCTGGAGGACATGAAAGAGTTAATGAAGAGATGTTGGCACAATGACAGCTGGGAAAGACCCACGTTTAAAG ACTGCAGCAACAAGACAGAGAAGATTTTCTCCTGCCACAAGTCCCGGATCGTGCCGGCTGTGCGTCAGGTCCAGGATGTGCTG ATGATGATGGCCAGTTCTCCCAGCTATGAGTCCAGACCATCAGTAAGTGTCCCTACACCCGCTGCGGCTGAGAGCTCCCATCTCCATGCCTCTCCTCCATCTTCCCTTGGGGTCTCAGAGAAATTCCACACACTTCGCTATGAGGATCATCCATCCAGAGAAAACG AAGCTGTGCCCAGGAGAAGCATGAGGGAGACGGAGCATCAGCAAGAACCTGGTACCCCTCAGCCCTGCAGTGTCAGCATGGGTCCCAGGCAG ACAATGAGCCGAGGCCCTTCTTTTCCATCCAGTCCCAaccacctctccccacccaggggccgGAGCAACCCATGTTCTCATTCCAGCAACCG GTAG